From Cervus canadensis isolate Bull #8, Minnesota chromosome 28, ASM1932006v1, whole genome shotgun sequence, one genomic window encodes:
- the LOC122429367 gene encoding SLA class II histocompatibility antigen, DQ haplotype D alpha chain-like, giving the protein MILNRALILGALALTTMMSPSGGEDIVADHIGAYGINVYHSYGPSGHFTHEFDGDEEFYVDLEKKETVWRLPMFSKFAGFDPQGALRNIALMKNALERLIQSSNSTAATNKVPEVTVFSKSPMMLGQPNTLICHVDNIFPPVINITWLKNRHLVTEGVSETSFLSKDDHSFSKISYLTFLPSDDDVYDCKVEHWGLDKPLLKHWEPEIPAPMSELTETVVCALGLTVGLVGIVVGTVLIIRGLRSGGPSRHQGPL; this is encoded by the exons ATGATCTTGAACAGAGCCCTGATTCTGGGGGCCCTCGCCCTGACCACCATGATGAGCCCCTCTGGGGGAGAAGACATTGTGG CTGATCACATTGGCGCCTATGGCATAAACGTCTACCATTCATATGGTCCTTCTGGCCACTTTACCCATGAATTTGATGGAGATGAAGAGTTCTACGTGGAcctggaaaagaaggaaactgtCTGGCGTCTGCCTATGTTCAGTAAATTTGCAGGTTTTGACCCTCAGGGTGCACTGAGAAACATAGCTCTGATGAAAAATGCTTTGGAGCGCTTGATTCAAAGCTCCAACTCTACCGCTGCTACCAACA AGGTTCCTGAGGTGACTGTGTTTTCCAAGTCTCCCATGATGCTGGGTCAGCCCAACACCCTCATCTGTCATGTGGACAACATCTTTCCTCCTGTGATCAACATTACATGGCTGAAGAACAGGCACTTGGTCACAGAGGGTGTTTCTGAGACCAGCTTCCTCTCCAAGGACGATCATTCCTTCTCCAAGATCAGTTACCTCACCTTCCTCCCTTCTGATGATGATGTTTATGACTGCAAAGTAGAACACTGGGGCCTGGATAAGCCACTGCTAAAACACTGGG aacCTGAGATTCCAGCCCCTATGTCAGAACTAACAGAGACTGTGGTCTGTGCCCTGGGGTTGACTGTGGGCCTCGTGGGCATCGTGGTGGGCACCGTCCTCATCATCCGAGGTCTGCGCTCAGGTGGCCCCTCCAGACACCAGGGGCCATTGTGA